From the genome of Blautia pseudococcoides, one region includes:
- a CDS encoding MerR family transcriptional regulator, with product MPKEILKPPEVARILGVSPQYVREHIRRGIWKFGECVPKKVRGKTTDEFNIYRAKFENHIGRKLNEEEIV from the coding sequence ATGCCAAAAGAAATACTAAAGCCGCCAGAGGTAGCCCGTATCCTAGGTGTTTCTCCCCAATATGTAAGGGAACACATCCGCCGCGGAATCTGGAAGTTCGGAGAATGCGTGCCGAAGAAAGTTAGGGGTAAAACAACAGATGAGTTTAATATTTACCGTGCCAAATTTGAAAATCATATTGGCCGAAAGCTTAATGAGGAGGAGATAGTTTGA